In a genomic window of Sphingomonas koreensis:
- a CDS encoding peptide chain release factor 3, whose protein sequence is MPDNPIPGRRTFAIISHPDAGKTTLTEKLLLFGGAIHLAGEVKARGQARRARSDWMKIEQQRGISVTSSVMTFERDGVTFNLLDTPGHEDFSEDTYRTLTAVDSAVMVIDVAKGIESQTRKLFEVCRLRNVPIITFVNKVDREGREVFETLDEIADLLALDVAPMTWPVGMGGTFEGVYDLVSNRLLLPEGDSREFQGKVIQTTGLDDPQLDAIVSPQNLAKLREDAELAMAGYASFDGEAYRNGDLTPVYFGSALKEFGVDSLIDAIARHAPPPHALPAEPAPVSPDNNEVTGFVFKVQANMDPNHRDRIAFMRLVSGTFKRGMKLTPTGHGKPIAIHSPIMFFAQQRELADEALPGDIIGIPNHGTLRVGDTLSEKAAVRFTGLPNFAPEILRRVVLKDPTKTKQLRKALDDLSEEGVIQVFYPEIGSNWIIGVVGQLQLDVLLSRLDAEYKVGANLEPAPFDTARWIGGEAADVKEFMDLNRGAMAKDRDGNPVFLAKSAWEVGYVADRYSRVKFMATRER, encoded by the coding sequence ATGCCCGACAACCCGATTCCCGGTCGCCGCACCTTCGCGATCATCTCCCACCCTGACGCCGGCAAGACCACGCTGACCGAAAAGCTGCTGCTGTTCGGCGGCGCGATCCATCTCGCGGGCGAGGTGAAGGCGCGCGGCCAGGCGCGGCGCGCGCGGTCGGACTGGATGAAGATCGAGCAGCAGCGCGGCATCTCGGTCACCAGCTCGGTGATGACCTTCGAGCGCGACGGGGTGACCTTCAACCTGCTGGACACGCCGGGCCACGAGGATTTCTCGGAAGACACCTATCGCACGCTTACCGCGGTCGATTCCGCGGTGATGGTGATCGACGTCGCCAAGGGCATCGAGAGCCAGACGCGCAAGCTGTTCGAGGTGTGCCGCCTGCGCAACGTGCCGATCATCACCTTCGTCAACAAGGTCGATCGCGAAGGCCGCGAGGTGTTCGAGACGCTGGACGAGATCGCCGACCTGCTCGCGCTCGACGTCGCGCCGATGACCTGGCCGGTCGGCATGGGCGGCACGTTCGAGGGGGTGTACGACCTCGTCTCCAACCGCCTGCTGCTGCCCGAGGGTGACAGCCGCGAGTTCCAGGGCAAGGTCATCCAGACCACCGGCCTCGACGATCCCCAGCTCGACGCGATCGTCTCGCCCCAGAATCTCGCCAAGCTGCGCGAGGATGCCGAGCTGGCGATGGCGGGCTATGCGAGCTTCGACGGCGAGGCGTATCGCAATGGCGACCTGACCCCGGTCTATTTCGGATCGGCGCTCAAGGAATTCGGCGTCGATTCGCTGATCGATGCGATCGCGCGCCATGCGCCGCCCCCGCACGCGCTGCCCGCCGAGCCGGCGCCGGTCTCGCCCGACAACAATGAAGTCACCGGCTTCGTGTTCAAGGTGCAGGCGAACATGGACCCCAATCATCGCGACCGCATCGCGTTCATGCGGCTGGTGTCGGGCACCTTCAAGCGCGGCATGAAGCTGACCCCGACCGGGCACGGCAAGCCGATCGCGATCCATTCGCCGATCATGTTCTTCGCCCAGCAGCGCGAACTGGCGGACGAGGCGCTCCCCGGCGACATCATCGGCATCCCCAATCACGGCACGCTGCGCGTCGGCGACACGCTGTCGGAGAAGGCGGCGGTGCGCTTCACTGGGCTTCCCAACTTCGCGCCCGAGATCCTGCGCCGCGTCGTGCTCAAGGATCCGACCAAGACCAAGCAGCTGCGCAAGGCGCTCGACGACCTGTCCGAAGAAGGCGTGATCCAGGTCTTCTACCCTGAGATCGGGTCGAACTGGATCATCGGCGTGGTCGGCCAGCTCCAGCTCGACGTGCTGCTGTCGCGCCTCGATGCCGAGTACAAGGTCGGCGCCAATCTCGAGCCCGCGCCGTTCGACACCGCGCGCTGGATCGGCGGCGAGGCGGCGGACGTGAAGGAGTTCATGGACCTGAACCGCGGCGCGATGGCCAAGGACCGCGACGGCAACCCGGTGTTCCTAGCCAAATCGGCCTGGGAAGTCGGCTATGTCGCCGACCGCTACTCGCGCGTGAAGTTCATGGCCACGCGCGAGCGCTAG
- a CDS encoding spinster family MFS transporter, producing the protein MNASEGAPARQSTPGYRGVVLAMLLLVYTFNFLDRQILGILAVPIKADLGLTDAEFGAIGGLAFALLYSILGVPLAYLADRTSRSAVIAGSLAVWSAFTALCGTATGYWHLFLYRLGVGVGEAGGVAPSYALIADYFPPEKRARALAIYSLGIPVGLAGGTLLGAYIAALVDWRTAFIVMGVAGIVLAPIFKYMVRDLPRPAAAAKATPVSGVFPILAKKPAFWLMAFAASFSSLCGYGLALWTPSILMRSFGFDLITTGQFMGSILLVGGVAGVFAGGWFADRLGTKDRGWYVKLPAIAWAITMPTFAFGLLSPSSTLAWVLLLIPNALNILWLGPVTTAIQHLVPREMRATASASFLLINNLVGLGAGPLLMGALSDALKSSYGIESLRYAAVGCLIFYGIAAALMLLAVKPLRRGWVDDVTG; encoded by the coding sequence ATGAATGCCAGCGAAGGAGCGCCTGCGCGCCAATCGACACCAGGATATCGCGGTGTCGTGCTCGCGATGCTGTTGCTGGTCTACACCTTCAACTTCCTCGACCGGCAGATCCTCGGCATCCTCGCCGTGCCGATCAAGGCGGACCTCGGCCTCACCGACGCCGAGTTCGGCGCGATCGGCGGCCTCGCCTTCGCGCTGCTCTATTCGATCCTTGGCGTCCCCCTCGCCTATCTCGCCGACCGCACCAGCCGCAGCGCGGTGATCGCGGGCAGCCTTGCCGTGTGGAGCGCATTCACCGCGCTGTGCGGCACGGCGACCGGCTATTGGCATCTGTTCCTCTACCGGCTCGGCGTCGGCGTCGGCGAGGCGGGCGGGGTCGCGCCGTCCTATGCGCTGATCGCCGACTATTTCCCGCCGGAAAAGCGTGCACGGGCGCTCGCCATCTACTCGCTCGGCATCCCTGTCGGCCTTGCCGGGGGGACGTTGCTCGGCGCCTATATCGCCGCGCTGGTCGATTGGCGCACGGCGTTCATTGTCATGGGCGTCGCCGGGATCGTGCTGGCACCGATCTTCAAATATATGGTGCGCGACCTGCCCCGCCCGGCCGCCGCGGCCAAGGCGACGCCGGTGTCGGGCGTGTTCCCGATCCTCGCGAAAAAGCCGGCCTTCTGGCTGATGGCGTTCGCTGCGTCGTTCAGCTCGCTGTGCGGCTATGGCCTTGCGCTGTGGACGCCGTCGATCCTGATGCGCAGTTTCGGCTTCGATCTCATCACCACCGGCCAGTTCATGGGATCGATCCTGCTGGTCGGCGGGGTCGCGGGCGTGTTCGCGGGCGGCTGGTTCGCCGATCGGCTGGGGACCAAGGATCGCGGCTGGTACGTCAAGCTGCCTGCGATTGCCTGGGCGATCACCATGCCGACCTTTGCCTTCGGCTTGCTCAGCCCGTCCTCGACACTGGCCTGGGTGCTGCTGCTGATTCCCAACGCGCTGAACATCCTGTGGCTCGGCCCGGTCACCACCGCGATCCAGCACCTTGTCCCGCGCGAGATGCGCGCGACCGCCTCGGCCAGCTTTCTGCTGATCAACAATCTGGTCGGCCTCGGTGCGGGTCCGCTGCTGATGGGCGCGCTGTCCGACGCACTCAAGTCGAGCTACGGGATCGAATCGCTGCGTTACGCAGCAGTCGGATGCCTCATCTTCTACGGCATTGCAGCGGCGCTGATGCTGCTTGCGGTCAAGCCGTTGCGCCGAGGTTGGGTCGACGACGTTACCGGTTGA
- a CDS encoding TonB-dependent receptor, with amino-acid sequence MLRLIPSVRTILNAGAAFGALAAMPALAQEAPAASAEEAAPVAEGEIVVTARRREESLIDVPISMSVVSGDSLVKSGAADITALQDKTPNLTLQIARGSNSTLIAFSRGVGQQDPLWGFEPGVALYIDDVYVARPQGAVLDIFDVERVEVLRGPQGTLYGRNTIGGAVKYVTRRLGHDYKASARVSYGSYNQVDLVGQVVVPVGDTLSLGAAVAQYWRDGFGTNLTTGAEHYNKDVFAARLSAEFTPSDTIFIRVAGDRVLDRSNPRHGTRLLPNGTDPIYAPTGDVYDTRAGIGDRNRVETRGLSVTGEVNLSDALTFKTITSWRDGSTDTVIDFDNTILPTLDVPAEYSDRQFTQELQLLYEGDRIQGVFGVYYLNGRASGAFDTVLGALNTTTLTAGEVFTKSYAAFGDFSFDVTDQFKISAGLRYTRDEKTGTVFRRNYTGIRSPRFGNAAAVPGLIRSDYTNSRDFEKLTPRVSLSYEPRQDLNFYASYGKGFKSGGFDMRGDAILTPTTVNGYKPETIDSYELGMKGAFLDRTLFVNIAGFYSNYKDQQVTIQVPALPSGIASFVDNAGKGEIYGFEFEARVVPSRNLSASLVLGYTHADYKEFFTFIGGGTTPVDVSDQRAFQNTPEWTANASVTWSEDLAGGTIAFTPSVSLRSDTQMFELATPALDQDGYALVDASLNWTSAGGRYRIGVAARNLTDARYRVGGYNFPGALFGNSIIGYYGPPRTFTGTFEVKF; translated from the coding sequence ATGCTACGCCTGATTCCGTCTGTTCGCACGATTCTCAACGCCGGCGCCGCATTCGGGGCGCTCGCCGCCATGCCCGCCCTCGCGCAGGAGGCGCCCGCAGCCTCAGCCGAGGAAGCCGCACCCGTTGCCGAGGGCGAGATCGTCGTCACCGCGCGCCGCCGCGAGGAAAGCCTGATCGACGTGCCGATCTCGATGTCGGTGGTCTCGGGCGATTCGCTGGTGAAGAGCGGTGCGGCGGACATCACCGCGCTGCAGGACAAGACACCCAACCTGACACTCCAGATCGCGCGCGGCTCCAACTCGACGCTGATCGCGTTCAGCCGCGGCGTCGGGCAGCAGGATCCGCTCTGGGGCTTCGAGCCGGGCGTCGCGCTCTATATCGACGACGTCTATGTCGCCCGTCCCCAGGGCGCCGTCCTCGACATCTTCGACGTCGAGCGGGTCGAGGTGCTGCGCGGGCCGCAGGGCACGCTCTATGGCCGCAACACGATCGGCGGCGCGGTGAAGTACGTCACCCGTCGCCTGGGCCATGATTACAAGGCGTCGGCGCGCGTCTCCTATGGCTCGTACAACCAGGTCGACCTGGTGGGGCAGGTAGTGGTGCCGGTGGGCGACACGCTGTCGCTCGGCGCCGCGGTCGCGCAATATTGGCGCGACGGGTTCGGGACCAACCTGACCACGGGTGCGGAACATTATAACAAGGACGTGTTCGCCGCACGGCTTTCGGCCGAGTTCACCCCGTCGGACACCATCTTCATCCGCGTTGCGGGCGATCGCGTGCTCGACCGCTCGAACCCGCGTCATGGCACGCGCCTGCTGCCCAACGGCACCGACCCGATCTACGCGCCGACCGGAGACGTCTATGACACCCGCGCCGGGATCGGCGATCGCAACCGCGTCGAGACGCGCGGCCTCTCGGTGACCGGCGAGGTCAACCTGTCCGACGCGCTGACCTTCAAGACGATCACCTCGTGGCGCGACGGCAGTACCGATACGGTGATCGATTTCGACAACACCATCCTGCCCACGCTCGACGTTCCCGCGGAATATTCGGACCGCCAGTTCACCCAGGAGCTCCAGCTCCTGTATGAAGGCGACCGGATCCAGGGCGTGTTCGGGGTCTATTACCTCAACGGCCGCGCCAGCGGCGCGTTCGACACGGTGCTGGGTGCGCTCAACACCACCACGCTCACTGCGGGCGAGGTGTTCACCAAGAGCTATGCCGCATTCGGCGACTTCAGCTTCGACGTGACCGATCAGTTCAAGATCTCGGCGGGCCTGCGCTACACCCGCGACGAGAAGACCGGCACCGTCTTCCGCCGCAACTATACCGGCATTCGCAGCCCGCGCTTCGGCAACGCCGCGGCGGTGCCCGGCCTGATCCGTTCGGACTATACCAACAGCCGGGACTTCGAAAAGCTGACCCCCCGCGTCAGCCTGAGCTACGAACCGCGCCAGGACCTCAATTTCTACGCCAGCTACGGCAAGGGGTTCAAATCGGGCGGCTTCGACATGCGCGGCGACGCCATCCTGACGCCGACCACGGTCAACGGCTACAAGCCCGAGACGATCGACAGCTATGAGCTGGGCATGAAGGGCGCGTTCCTCGACCGCACGCTGTTCGTGAACATCGCCGGCTTCTATTCGAACTACAAGGATCAGCAGGTCACGATCCAGGTGCCGGCGCTGCCCAGCGGTATCGCCAGCTTCGTCGACAATGCCGGCAAGGGCGAGATCTACGGTTTCGAATTCGAGGCGCGCGTCGTGCCCTCGCGCAATCTCTCGGCCAGCCTCGTGCTTGGCTATACCCATGCCGACTACAAGGAGTTCTTCACCTTCATCGGCGGCGGCACCACCCCGGTCGACGTGTCGGACCAGCGCGCCTTCCAGAACACGCCCGAATGGACCGCCAATGCGTCGGTCACCTGGTCGGAGGATCTGGCCGGCGGCACGATCGCCTTCACCCCTTCGGTCTCGCTGCGCAGCGACACGCAGATGTTCGAGCTGGCGACCCCGGCGCTCGACCAGGACGGTTATGCGCTGGTCGACGCCTCGCTCAACTGGACCTCGGCGGGCGGGCGCTACCGGATCGGGGTCGCGGCGCGCAACCTCACCGACGCGCGCTACCGCGTCGGCGGCTACAACTTCCCGGGCGCGCTCTTCGGCAATTCGATCATCGGCTATTACGGCCCGCCGCGCACCTTCACCGGCACGTTCGAGGTGAAGTTCTGA
- a CDS encoding TetR/AcrR family transcriptional regulator produces MTQDRGSDATVAGGLARNERVASEGKEPRTARGRRTLRTILDAAAAEFGEKGFHEGSISGITRRAGVALGSFYTYFDSKDAVFRALVRDMSERVREHVAPAIRAAPEQIAAERAGLETFIGFVRRHKEIYRIIDEAEFVDPESFRLHYATTADRIEKRLRAAAERGEVRADVSDVHAWAIMGMNVFLGLRYGVWGDDREADEVADTVAEMLARGLGPKG; encoded by the coding sequence ATGACGCAGGATCGTGGCTCGGATGCCACAGTTGCCGGGGGCCTCGCGCGAAACGAGCGCGTGGCGAGCGAGGGCAAGGAGCCGCGCACCGCGCGCGGGCGCCGCACGCTGCGCACGATCCTGGATGCCGCTGCGGCCGAGTTCGGCGAAAAAGGGTTCCACGAGGGCTCGATCAGCGGGATCACCCGCCGCGCGGGCGTCGCGCTGGGCAGTTTCTACACCTATTTCGATTCGAAGGACGCGGTGTTCCGCGCGCTGGTGCGCGACATGAGCGAGCGGGTGCGCGAGCATGTCGCCCCCGCGATCCGCGCCGCACCCGAACAGATCGCGGCCGAGCGGGCGGGCCTGGAGACGTTCATCGGCTTCGTGCGGCGGCACAAGGAGATCTACCGGATCATCGACGAGGCCGAGTTCGTCGACCCCGAAAGCTTCCGCCTCCACTATGCGACCACCGCCGACCGCATCGAAAAACGCCTGCGCGCCGCCGCCGAGCGTGGCGAGGTGCGTGCCGACGTGTCCGACGTCCACGCCTGGGCGATCATGGGGATGAACGTGTTCCTGGGCCTGCGCTACGGCGTGTGGGGCGATGACCGCGAGGCAGACGAGGTGGCGGATACGGTGGCGGAGATGCTGGCGCGGGGGCTGGGGCCGAAGGGCTGA
- a CDS encoding TlpA family protein disulfide reductase, giving the protein MRSTIALLPVLATLALGIAGCDTAKQPGEQANAAVDGESPTAPANGTDDAERIGTIDRSHKGEAAPAIAFTAPDGKKTNLAAFKGKPVLLNLWATWCAPCVREMPALDRLAQREGVKLQVLTVSQDLEGAAKVTPYFAKAGFKALKPWLDPDVGLSTHYGVNLPTTVLYDAQGREVWRVAGDMDWDGETAKEWLAEAG; this is encoded by the coding sequence TTGCGCTCGACGATCGCGCTTCTCCCTGTCCTTGCCACGCTGGCGCTTGGAATCGCCGGCTGCGATACGGCCAAGCAGCCGGGCGAGCAAGCAAACGCCGCTGTTGACGGCGAAAGCCCCACTGCACCCGCGAACGGTACCGATGACGCCGAGCGGATCGGCACGATCGACCGCAGCCACAAGGGCGAGGCGGCGCCGGCGATCGCCTTCACCGCGCCCGACGGCAAGAAGACGAATCTCGCCGCGTTCAAGGGCAAGCCGGTGCTGCTCAACCTGTGGGCGACCTGGTGCGCGCCGTGCGTGCGCGAAATGCCCGCGCTCGACCGCCTTGCCCAGCGTGAGGGGGTGAAGCTGCAAGTTCTGACGGTGAGCCAGGATCTGGAGGGCGCGGCCAAGGTCACACCTTACTTCGCGAAGGCCGGGTTCAAGGCGCTAAAGCCCTGGCTCGATCCGGATGTCGGGCTGTCCACGCATTATGGCGTCAACCTGCCGACTACGGTGCTCTACGATGCGCAGGGCCGCGAAGTGTGGCGCGTTGCGGGCGACATGGACTGGGATGGCGAGACCGCGAAGGAATGGCTGGCCGAGGCGGGGTGA
- the argH gene encoding argininosuccinate lyase, with protein sequence MWGGRFAEGPSSVMREINASIPFDKRMWRQDIAGSKAHVAMLGEQGIVDAADAATISAGLDAVAADYERDGVPEDLALEDIHMLTEARLAEKIGPVAGRLHTARSRNDQVATDFRLWVRDATDQVLAALAALQDALLARADEHAGSVMPGFTHLQSAQPVTLGHHLMAYFEMIARDVSRFADARARGNRCPLGSAALAGTGFPLDRDATAAALGFDGPTRNSLDAVSDRDFALDYLMAAAQCALHLSRLAEEFVIWASQPFGFVKLSDQWSTGSSIMPQKRNPDAAELVRGHSGRIVGCLTSLMITMKGLPLAYSKDMQDDKPPVFEAHDLLALSIAAMTGMVESAQFRTDRMRGLAESGFATATDLADWLVREGGIPFREAHHITGRAVAAAEAKNVRLDQLELADLQAIDQRIDERVFGVLTVDASVASRISFGGTAPVRVREAIAAARAARGV encoded by the coding sequence ATGTGGGGCGGGCGCTTTGCCGAAGGCCCGTCATCGGTGATGCGTGAGATTAACGCATCCATCCCGTTCGACAAGCGCATGTGGCGTCAGGACATCGCCGGATCGAAAGCGCACGTGGCCATGCTCGGCGAACAGGGCATCGTCGATGCGGCCGATGCGGCGACGATCTCGGCCGGGCTCGATGCGGTCGCGGCCGATTACGAGCGCGACGGAGTGCCCGAGGATCTGGCGCTCGAAGACATCCATATGCTGACCGAGGCGCGGCTGGCCGAGAAGATCGGGCCGGTCGCCGGGCGCCTGCACACCGCGCGCAGCCGCAACGATCAGGTTGCGACCGATTTCCGCCTGTGGGTGCGCGACGCGACCGATCAGGTGCTCGCCGCGCTCGCCGCGCTTCAGGACGCGCTGCTCGCCCGCGCCGATGAACATGCCGGCAGCGTGATGCCCGGCTTCACCCATCTCCAGAGCGCGCAGCCGGTGACGCTCGGCCATCACCTGATGGCCTATTTCGAGATGATCGCGCGCGACGTCTCACGCTTTGCCGACGCGCGAGCGCGCGGCAATCGCTGCCCGCTCGGCTCGGCGGCCTTGGCCGGCACCGGCTTTCCGCTCGACCGCGACGCGACCGCCGCGGCGCTCGGCTTTGACGGGCCGACGCGCAATTCGCTCGATGCGGTGAGCGATCGCGACTTCGCGCTCGATTACCTGATGGCGGCGGCGCAATGCGCGTTGCACCTCAGCCGTCTGGCCGAGGAATTCGTGATCTGGGCCAGCCAGCCCTTCGGTTTCGTCAAGCTCTCCGACCAGTGGTCGACCGGCAGCTCGATCATGCCGCAGAAGCGCAACCCCGATGCGGCCGAGCTGGTGCGCGGCCATTCGGGTCGCATCGTCGGCTGCCTGACGTCGCTGATGATCACGATGAAGGGGCTGCCGCTCGCCTATTCGAAGGACATGCAGGACGACAAGCCGCCGGTGTTCGAGGCGCACGACCTGCTCGCGCTGTCGATCGCGGCGATGACCGGGATGGTGGAAAGCGCGCAGTTCCGCACCGACCGGATGCGCGGCCTCGCCGAAAGCGGCTTTGCGACCGCCACCGACCTTGCCGACTGGCTGGTGCGCGAGGGCGGTATCCCGTTCCGCGAGGCGCACCACATCACCGGCCGCGCGGTCGCCGCGGCCGAAGCGAAGAATGTGCGGCTCGACCAGCTGGAGCTTGCGGATCTGCAGGCGATCGACCAGCGTATCGACGAGCGCGTGTTCGGCGTGCTGACCGTCGATGCTTCGGTCGCGAGCCGGATCAGCTTCGGCGGGACCGCACCCGTGCGGGTACGGGAAGCAATTGCGGCGGCACGCGCCGCAAGAGGAGTATAG
- the lptM gene encoding LPS translocon maturation chaperone LptM: MRTLVVFTALLLAACGNKGDLKPAAGGSLPTKPYGAVATPTPADLVKAPPQTRPTRSDEVLRSSEERRGDEFELPPQ; the protein is encoded by the coding sequence ATGCGAACCCTGGTGGTCTTCACGGCGCTTCTGTTGGCTGCTTGCGGCAACAAGGGCGACCTGAAACCGGCCGCCGGGGGATCGCTGCCGACCAAACCTTATGGGGCGGTGGCCACACCGACACCGGCTGATTTGGTGAAGGCGCCGCCCCAGACCCGACCGACGCGCAGCGACGAAGTGCTGCGCAGTTCCGAGGAACGCCGCGGCGACGAATTCGAACTGCCGCCGCAGTAA
- the lysA gene encoding diaminopimelate decarboxylase — protein MDHFNRKNGVLHAENVSIPAIAAEVGTPVYVYSTATLERHASALKNALAGLPSVHLAFAIKANPNLAVLGVLARQGYGADVVSGGELKRALAAGMPAEDVVFSGVGKTRAELQLGLDEGIGQFNLELEEEGEVLADLAHAQGKTAPAVLRVNPDVDAGTHAKISTGKAENKFGVAIDRALEIFDRLAKRPGLNLRGVAIHIGSQLTELAPLEAAYKRVGELVAQLRAAGHTITHVDLGGGLGVPYHAGQTVSTAEEFGAMVARVTQGWNVTLMFEPGRFICGNAGVLVTEVIWVKPAAGNPYVIVDAAMNDLARPALYDAYHEFEAVEPTGEKFVANIAGPVCETGDTFAMGREIDVVKSGDLAVFRTAGAYGATMASTYNSRALVPEVLVSGDRFAVVADRIQPETIMGAERVPEWVR, from the coding sequence ATGGATCATTTCAACCGCAAGAACGGCGTCCTTCACGCCGAGAACGTCTCCATCCCCGCGATCGCGGCCGAAGTCGGCACGCCGGTCTATGTCTATTCGACCGCCACCCTGGAACGCCACGCCTCCGCGCTCAAGAACGCGCTCGCCGGCCTGCCCAGCGTCCACCTCGCCTTTGCGATCAAGGCGAACCCCAACCTTGCCGTGCTCGGCGTGCTGGCGCGTCAGGGCTATGGCGCCGACGTCGTCTCGGGCGGTGAGCTCAAGCGCGCGCTGGCGGCCGGGATGCCCGCAGAGGACGTCGTTTTCTCGGGCGTCGGCAAGACCCGTGCCGAGCTTCAGCTCGGCCTCGATGAGGGCATCGGCCAGTTCAACCTCGAGCTGGAAGAGGAAGGCGAAGTCCTTGCCGATCTCGCCCATGCGCAGGGCAAGACCGCGCCCGCGGTGCTGCGCGTGAACCCCGATGTCGATGCGGGTACCCACGCCAAGATCTCGACCGGCAAGGCCGAGAACAAGTTCGGCGTGGCGATCGACCGCGCGCTCGAGATCTTCGACCGGCTCGCCAAGCGCCCCGGCCTGAACCTGCGCGGTGTCGCCATCCATATCGGCAGCCAGCTCACCGAGCTTGCGCCACTCGAAGCCGCGTACAAGCGCGTCGGGGAACTGGTCGCTCAGCTGCGCGCAGCCGGCCACACCATCACCCATGTCGATCTGGGCGGCGGGCTCGGCGTGCCCTATCATGCCGGCCAGACCGTCTCGACCGCCGAGGAATTCGGCGCGATGGTGGCGCGCGTGACCCAGGGCTGGAACGTCACGCTGATGTTCGAGCCGGGCCGCTTCATCTGCGGCAATGCCGGCGTGCTGGTGACCGAGGTCATCTGGGTCAAGCCGGCCGCGGGCAATCCCTATGTCATCGTCGATGCCGCGATGAACGACCTTGCCCGCCCGGCGCTGTACGATGCCTATCACGAATTCGAGGCGGTCGAGCCGACCGGCGAGAAGTTCGTCGCCAATATCGCCGGACCGGTGTGCGAGACCGGCGACACCTTCGCAATGGGGCGCGAGATCGATGTGGTGAAGTCCGGCGATCTCGCCGTGTTCCGCACCGCCGGCGCCTATGGCGCGACCATGGCCTCCACCTATAACAGCCGCGCGCTGGTGCCCGAGGTGCTGGTGTCGGGCGACAGGTTCGCGGTGGTCGCCGACCGCATCCAGCCCGAAACCATCATGGGCGCCGAACGCGTGCCCGAGTGGGTCCGGTGA
- a CDS encoding precorrin-2 dehydrogenase/sirohydrochlorin ferrochelatase family protein, translated as MKRSGLPVFVQLDGRPVILIGSGATAEAKRRLLERAGAMIVGEESDARLAIIAGDDPEPAAARLKARGILVNVADRPDLCDFTLPAIVDRDPVTIAIGTGGASAGLAAALRQRFETMLPTSLGGLADALKGSRDAIRAHWPDASERRRAIGAALAGTLDPLADQDAGAVERWLAMPGAQHAETVRITLRSTDPDDLSLREARLLAQADRVTHRPNVPGTILIRARADAERIVCEAPPANLPGLTVDLEMAI; from the coding sequence GTGAAACGATCGGGGCTGCCCGTCTTCGTCCAGCTGGACGGGCGGCCCGTGATCCTGATCGGTAGTGGCGCGACAGCGGAGGCCAAGCGCCGCCTGCTCGAACGTGCCGGTGCCATGATCGTCGGCGAGGAGAGCGACGCCCGCCTCGCCATCATCGCCGGCGACGATCCCGAACCGGCTGCGGCCCGGCTCAAGGCGCGCGGCATCCTTGTCAATGTCGCCGACCGGCCGGACCTGTGCGACTTCACCCTGCCCGCGATCGTCGATCGCGATCCGGTGACGATCGCGATCGGCACCGGCGGCGCATCGGCCGGGCTCGCCGCGGCGCTGCGGCAGCGGTTCGAGACGATGCTACCCACATCGCTTGGCGGGCTCGCGGATGCGCTCAAGGGCAGCCGTGACGCGATCCGCGCGCACTGGCCCGATGCGAGCGAACGCCGCCGGGCGATCGGCGCCGCGCTGGCCGGAACGCTCGATCCGCTCGCCGATCAGGATGCGGGCGCAGTCGAGCGCTGGCTCGCGATGCCCGGTGCGCAGCATGCCGAGACCGTCCGCATCACGTTGCGCTCTACCGACCCCGACGACCTCAGCCTGCGTGAAGCGCGGCTGCTCGCCCAGGCTGACCGGGTGACGCATCGCCCTAATGTGCCTGGCACCATCCTCATCCGTGCGCGCGCCGATGCCGAGCGCATTGTGTGCGAAGCCCCGCCCGCTAATTTGCCCGGCCTGACCGTGGATCTGGAGATGGCCATTTGA